In the genome of Limnobaculum zhutongyuii, one region contains:
- a CDS encoding pyrimidine-nucleoside phosphorylase yields MRIVDLIAKKRDGKELSAQEIEFFVKGYTDGAIPDYQASAMMMAIYFQDMTDRECADLTMAMVNSGDTIDLSAIDGIKVDKHSTGGVGDTTTLVLAPLVAALDIPVAKMSGRGLGHTGGTLDKLESVKGFHIEINKDEFIDLVNRHKVAVIGQSGNLTPADKKMYALRDVTGTVNSIPLIASSIMSKKIAAGSDAIVLDVKTGAGAFMKTDEDAIELAKSMVRIGNNVGRHTMAVISDMSQPLGFAIGNALEVQEAIDTLKGKGPADLTELTLVLGSQMVVLAKKAKNLEEARQMLLEVINNGKALDKFREFLANQGGDASVVDHPERLPQAKFKIEVPAKTSGVVANIIADEIGVAAMLLGAGRATKEDDIDLAVGLMLHKKVGDSVQLGDALVTIYANREEVSSVMEKIYSSIEIAERGQAPKLIHTVITQ; encoded by the coding sequence ATGAGAATCGTTGACCTAATTGCCAAAAAGCGTGATGGCAAAGAACTCTCTGCACAAGAAATCGAATTCTTCGTTAAAGGCTATACCGATGGCGCTATCCCTGACTATCAGGCCAGCGCCATGATGATGGCCATTTACTTTCAGGACATGACCGACCGCGAATGCGCGGACCTGACCATGGCGATGGTGAATTCCGGCGATACCATTGATCTATCGGCCATTGACGGTATCAAAGTGGATAAGCACTCTACCGGCGGCGTGGGTGATACCACCACGTTAGTGCTGGCACCGTTAGTGGCTGCTCTTGATATTCCGGTAGCCAAGATGTCAGGCCGTGGTCTGGGGCACACCGGCGGAACGCTGGACAAGCTGGAGTCGGTCAAAGGTTTCCATATTGAAATCAATAAAGATGAATTTATCGATTTGGTGAATCGCCACAAGGTAGCGGTTATCGGTCAGTCGGGTAATTTAACACCCGCGGATAAAAAGATGTACGCCCTGCGCGACGTGACCGGCACCGTCAACTCTATCCCCCTTATCGCCAGCTCAATTATGAGCAAGAAAATTGCCGCAGGTTCTGACGCCATCGTATTAGATGTTAAAACCGGCGCTGGCGCGTTTATGAAAACCGATGAAGATGCCATTGAGTTAGCCAAATCGATGGTGCGCATTGGTAACAATGTGGGGCGACATACCATGGCGGTGATTTCCGATATGTCACAGCCGCTTGGCTTTGCCATTGGTAACGCGCTGGAAGTACAGGAAGCCATTGATACCCTAAAAGGCAAAGGCCCGGCGGACCTGACGGAACTGACTCTGGTATTAGGCAGCCAAATGGTGGTATTAGCCAAAAAGGCCAAAAACCTGGAAGAAGCACGTCAGATGCTGCTTGAAGTGATTAACAACGGTAAGGCGCTGGACAAATTTAGAGAGTTTCTGGCCAATCAGGGCGGCGATGCTTCCGTTGTCGACCATCCGGAAAGATTACCTCAGGCAAAATTCAAAATTGAAGTACCCGCCAAAACCTCTGGCGTCGTGGCAAACATTATCGCCGATGAAATTGGCGTTGCTGCCATGCTGTTGGGCGCAGGCCGAGCCACCAAAGAAGACGATATCGATTTAGCCGTTGGGCTGATGCTGCATAAGAAAGTGGGCGATAGCGTTCAGCTCGGTGATGCACTGGTCACCATTTACGCGAATCGGGAAGAGGTCTCCAGCGTGATGGAGAAGATCTATAGCAGCATAGAAATTGCCGAACGCGGACAGGCTCCTAAACTGATTCATACGGTCATTACTCAGTAA
- the cdd gene encoding cytidine deaminase, whose amino-acid sequence MTDNELIEQAKKARQSSYSPYSNFAVGAALLADNNQVFLGCNVENASYGLTNCAERTAIFKAVSEGQRQFKKLVIIGDTEGPISPCGACRQVINEFCAPDMPVLMVNMKGEVKHTSIAELLPYSFGPEDLS is encoded by the coding sequence ATGACTGATAATGAACTGATTGAACAGGCCAAAAAAGCCCGTCAATCCTCCTACAGCCCCTACTCTAATTTCGCCGTTGGCGCAGCCCTGCTTGCAGATAACAATCAGGTTTTTCTCGGCTGTAACGTTGAAAATGCCTCCTACGGTTTAACCAACTGCGCGGAACGAACCGCTATCTTTAAAGCCGTATCAGAAGGTCAACGCCAGTTCAAAAAACTGGTGATTATCGGCGATACCGAAGGCCCAATCTCCCCTTGCGGCGCTTGCCGTCAGGTGATTAACGAATTCTGCGCCCCGGATATGCCGGTTTTGATGGTCAATATGAAGGGTGAAGTAAAGCATACATCGATAGCCGAGCTACTACCTTACTCGTTTGGGCCAGAAGACCTAAGTTAA